One region of Polyodon spathula isolate WHYD16114869_AA unplaced genomic scaffold, ASM1765450v1 scaffolds_906, whole genome shotgun sequence genomic DNA includes:
- the LOC121309162 gene encoding sphingosine 1-phosphate receptor 1-like codes for MGSGNARVSRIFREYQNNEIITLHYNYTGKLQTSRYQAGLKPEAVVFLFICTLIVLENLVVLIAIWKNKKFHSPMYYLLGNLTLSDLLAGVAYAINIVMSGSNTLKLTPLLWFFREGGVFITLTASVVSLLAIAIERHVTMVKMKLYHKDKKGRMFALIAASWVLSIGLGVLPIVGWNCLQELERCSTILPLYSKDYILFCISVFIAVLLSILVLYIKIYRIVKLNSQQLGSQRKGAVRKSQKHMALLRTLTVVVGTFIACWLPLFILFLLDVACQALRCGILYKADYFLGLAMLNSLLNPIIYTLTSKDMRKAILKLLCKCILNSKDRKVKRFLDWSTSKSEKSSHRLEGMEVTVSSGNAMPSPIKPLCPKIVKS; via the coding sequence ATGGGTTCAGGGAACGCCAGAGTGTCCCGGATCTTCAGGGAATACCAAAACAACGAGATCATCACCTTGCATTACAACTACACGGGGAAGCTGCAGACTAGCAGGTACCAAGCAGGACTCAAACCCGAGGCCGTCGTCTTCTTATTCATCTGCACCTTGATTGTGCTGGAGAACCTGGTGGTGCTGATAGCCATCTGGAAGAACAAGAAGTTCCATTCCCCCATGTACTACCTCCTGGGGAACCTGACCCTGTCAGATCTGCTCGCTGGGGTGGCCTACGCCATCAACATCGTCATGTCCGGCTCCAACACCCTGAAACTCACGCCTTTGCTGTGGTTCTTCCGCGAAGGAGGGGTCTTCATCACCCTCACAGCCTCGGTGGTGAGCCTCTTGGCCATTGCCATCGAGAGGCATGTCACCATGGTGAAGATGAAGCTCTACCACAAAGATAAGAAGGGCAGGATGTTCGCCCTGATCGCTGCCAGCTGGGTGCTGTCCATCGGCCTCGGGGTCCTTCCCATCGTCGGGTGGAACTGCTTGCAGGAGCTGGAGCGGTGCTCCACCATCCTGCCCCTGTACTCCAAAGACTACATCCTCTTCTGCATCAGCGTCTTCATCGCCGTCCTCCTGTCCATCCTGGTGCTCTACATCAAGATCTACAGGATCGTCAAGCTCAACAGCCAGCAGCTCGGCTCCCAGCGGAAAGGGGCGGTCAGGAAATCCCAGAAGCACATGGCCCTCCTCAGAACGCTCACCGTCGTGGTGGGCACCTTCATCGCCTGTTGGTTGCCCCTCTTCATCCTGTTCCTCCTGGACGTCGCCTGCCAAGCCCTGAGGTGCGGCATCCTCTACAAAGCAGACTACTTCTTGGGGTTGGCGATGCTGAACTCCCTGCTGAACCCGATCATCTACACCCTGACCAGCAAGGACATGAGGAAGGCCATCCTCAAGCTACTCTGTAAATGCATCCTGAACTCCAAGGACAGGAAAGTCAAGAGGTTCCTGGACTGGAGCACCAGCAAATCGGAGAAGTCTTCCCACCGGCTGGAAGGCATGGAGGTGACCGTGTCTTCTGGGAACGCCATGCCGTCTCCGATCAAACCCCTCTGTCCCAAGATCGTGAAGTCTTGA